From Methanospirillum lacunae, one genomic window encodes:
- the atwA gene encoding methyl coenzyme M reductase system, component A2, translated as MRPLITVENLSMVFDGKTVIKDLSFTLAEGEILGIIGRSGAGKTVLMHLLRGVDQPPTGGRVLYHIAACDGCEYVTIGSHEGTACPRCGALLKSIDVDFWNPDNEGMKRRIMLRNAIMFQRTFALYGNDRVIDNVLKALDDVSFPSHKAVSRAADLVDQVRLSHRMMHIARDLSGGEKQRVVLARQLAKEPFCLFADEPTGTLDPKTASIVHQVLKESAEETGMAMVVTSHFSQILEDIVHRAILLDDGAIKAIGTPAEVTEVFMQGYHDDEQFGAIEVGEEIMRARELSKRYVSLDRGLIRAVDLVDLSVNRKEILGIIGTSGAGKTTLSKMIAGILEPTSGDLIAKVGDEWVDMTKPGFEFRGRAKQYIGLLHQEYDLFPHRTVLDNLTDAIGLEFPKELAMRKAIITLKMAGFTTEKSKEILERLPGTLSEGERHRVALAQVLIREPHVVVLDEPTGTMDLITKVDVKHSIMHSREEMEETFIIVSHDMDFVRDTCDRCALMRFGKIVKVGPTAEVLAEVTEQERQTMAAE; from the coding sequence ATGAGACCCCTGATCACAGTTGAGAACCTCTCAATGGTATTTGATGGAAAGACGGTAATCAAGGATTTGTCGTTCACCCTTGCAGAAGGAGAGATTCTCGGGATCATCGGCCGGAGCGGGGCAGGAAAGACCGTCCTGATGCATCTGCTCCGCGGGGTGGATCAGCCACCCACCGGAGGAAGAGTTCTATATCATATCGCAGCATGTGACGGATGCGAGTACGTAACAATAGGAAGTCACGAGGGAACGGCCTGTCCCCGCTGCGGTGCTCTCCTGAAATCCATTGATGTTGATTTCTGGAATCCTGATAATGAAGGGATGAAGCGTCGTATCATGCTTCGCAATGCTATCATGTTCCAGCGGACCTTTGCCCTGTATGGTAATGACCGGGTTATCGATAACGTTCTCAAAGCCCTTGACGATGTAAGTTTTCCATCCCACAAAGCAGTCTCCCGGGCAGCAGACCTCGTGGATCAGGTAAGACTCTCTCACAGAATGATGCATATTGCCCGTGATCTTTCTGGCGGTGAGAAACAGAGGGTTGTGCTTGCCAGACAACTTGCAAAAGAACCATTCTGTCTCTTTGCAGATGAACCGACCGGAACCCTTGATCCAAAGACTGCATCAATAGTACATCAGGTGCTCAAGGAATCGGCAGAAGAGACAGGTATGGCAATGGTGGTCACCTCTCATTTCTCTCAGATTCTTGAGGATATTGTTCATCGTGCTATTCTTCTGGATGATGGTGCCATAAAAGCCATCGGGACGCCTGCAGAGGTTACTGAAGTCTTCATGCAGGGATACCACGATGACGAGCAGTTTGGTGCCATCGAAGTGGGAGAAGAGATCATGCGTGCGAGAGAACTATCCAAACGGTACGTCTCCCTTGACCGCGGACTCATCAGGGCAGTAGATCTTGTTGACCTCTCTGTTAACAGGAAAGAGATATTAGGAATCATTGGAACATCAGGGGCAGGAAAGACCACCTTATCAAAAATGATCGCCGGAATCCTGGAACCGACCAGCGGGGACCTGATTGCCAAGGTGGGTGATGAATGGGTTGATATGACCAAACCCGGCTTTGAATTCAGGGGAAGGGCCAAACAATATATTGGTCTCCTTCATCAGGAGTATGATCTCTTTCCTCACCGGACTGTACTTGACAATCTTACAGATGCAATAGGTCTGGAATTTCCAAAAGAACTCGCAATGCGCAAAGCCATCATCACTCTTAAGATGGCTGGGTTCACAACTGAAAAGAGTAAAGAGATCCTTGAGAGGCTCCCGGGAACACTTTCGGAAGGGGAACGGCACCGGGTGGCTCTTGCCCAGGTTCTTATCAGGGAGCCCCATGTGGTGGTTCTTGATGAGCCAACCGGAACAATGGATCTCATAACTAAGGTTGATGTAAAACACTCAATCATGCATTCACGTGAAGAGATGGAGGAAACATTCATCATCGTATCGCATGATATGGATTTTGTAAGGGACACCTGCGATCGGTGTGCATTAATGCGGTTTGGGAAGATTGTTAAAGTTGGTCCGACTGCTGAGGTTCTTGCAGAAGTGACTGAGCAGGAACGACAGACCATGGCCGCGGAGTAA
- a CDS encoding HAD family hydrolase, giving the protein MSIAVVFDSAGTLLHTYRIAKDVDSGELFPDIETTMLTFADPNRVLCVIHAHSHGIMAAPQDQLFSSFLKEHQLGFGISCTRRVVEAEEIGRILMNDTHVRVGDMQECMRIIWSKIKEEAIVALNSGVIVHTGKHRIEFTVTAGGTPFPGAKETIRELHRLGVATFIASGDREAKLERMADYLGIPRDQVFGVATPTVKERIVKDLKEEYDTVLMVGDSINDLLAMRAADIAVLTEQQCSHKPDELIAAVNHRIHDVREVIGIINPLI; this is encoded by the coding sequence ATGTCAATTGCAGTTGTCTTTGACAGTGCAGGAACGCTTCTTCATACCTACCGAATAGCCAAAGATGTAGATTCGGGAGAATTATTTCCAGATATCGAGACGACAATGCTCACATTCGCAGATCCAAACCGGGTCCTTTGTGTTATTCATGCCCATTCACATGGCATTATGGCAGCACCACAAGATCAGCTCTTCTCATCGTTCCTGAAAGAGCATCAACTGGGGTTTGGAATATCCTGCACCCGTCGTGTTGTTGAAGCCGAAGAGATCGGCAGAATTCTGATGAATGATACGCATGTCAGGGTCGGGGATATGCAGGAGTGCATGAGGATCATCTGGTCAAAGATAAAAGAAGAGGCGATCGTTGCTCTAAACAGTGGGGTCATAGTTCATACAGGCAAACACCGGATCGAGTTTACAGTTACTGCCGGAGGAACCCCATTCCCAGGAGCGAAGGAGACGATACGTGAACTACACAGGTTAGGAGTAGCCACCTTTATTGCATCAGGGGACAGGGAGGCGAAGCTTGAGCGAATGGCAGATTACCTCGGAATACCCCGGGACCAGGTATTCGGAGTTGCAACACCCACAGTGAAAGAACGGATAGTCAAAGATCTAAAAGAAGAGTATGATACGGTGCTCATGGTTGGAGATTCGATAAATGATCTGTTGGCGATGCGGGCTGCAGATATTGCAGTCCTGACCGAACAACAGTGTTCACATAAACCAGATGAACTGATAGCGGCTGTCAACCACCGAATCCATGATGTCAGGGAAGTTATTGGCATCATCAATCCCCTTATCTAA
- a CDS encoding ribose 1,5-bisphosphate isomerase: MTLEETADRIRSMEIRGAGRIARAAAKALLAHSQSGTYQDLKSYQERMMVASEMLAGVRPTAVSLPNAVNLISKPLSLAKTLDEAKSGLEERAQAFIIHSEQAVAKIGEIGARHIRDGDVVMTHCNSEAALQCILTAHQQGMDIEVYATEVRPRNQGHITIKTLSDAGIKTNFIVDSAARYFMKEVDLCITGADAITVNGAVINKIGTSQIALAAKEARVNFLVAAETYKFAPRTILGERILIEERSADEVLPDAARATLPHVTVRNPTFDVTPAEYVDLIITEHGEIPPGMAYIIIKEHLQWDMDNLCIDYPYCEEE; the protein is encoded by the coding sequence ATGACCCTTGAGGAGACTGCAGACCGGATCAGGAGCATGGAGATCCGGGGTGCCGGAAGGATTGCACGTGCTGCTGCGAAAGCACTGCTTGCTCATTCCCAGTCTGGCACATATCAGGATCTGAAATCATACCAGGAGCGTATGATGGTGGCATCAGAGATGCTTGCAGGTGTCAGACCTACCGCGGTGTCTCTGCCCAATGCAGTCAATCTGATCTCAAAACCCCTGTCCCTGGCAAAAACCCTTGATGAGGCGAAGTCAGGTCTTGAAGAACGTGCACAGGCATTTATCATCCATTCTGAACAGGCAGTCGCAAAGATAGGTGAAATTGGTGCACGACATATCAGGGATGGTGATGTGGTTATGACCCACTGTAATTCTGAAGCGGCACTTCAGTGTATCCTCACTGCCCACCAGCAGGGAATGGATATTGAGGTTTATGCTACGGAAGTACGGCCACGAAACCAAGGACATATTACAATAAAAACTCTTTCTGATGCAGGAATAAAGACTAATTTCATCGTTGATTCAGCAGCCCGGTATTTTATGAAAGAGGTTGATCTCTGTATCACCGGTGCAGACGCAATCACAGTGAATGGGGCTGTCATAAATAAGATAGGGACTTCCCAGATAGCTCTCGCAGCCAAGGAAGCACGAGTGAACTTTCTGGTGGCTGCAGAAACCTACAAGTTCGCTCCACGTACCATCCTTGGAGAGCGGATACTGATCGAGGAACGATCAGCAGACGAGGTTCTTCCTGATGCTGCCCGCGCAACCCTCCCACATGTAACGGTCAGAAATCCGACCTTTGACGTGACTCCAGCTGAATATGTGGACCTTATCATCACTGAGCACGGTGAGATCCCGCCCGGGATGGCATACATAATCATAAAAGAGCATCTTCAATGGGATATGGACAATCTTTGTATCGATTACCCGTACTGTGAGGAAGAGTAA
- a CDS encoding RuBisCO large subunit C-terminal-like domain-containing protein, producing MADAVATYYFRPKEGITPEWAAKAIAEEQTTGTWTDVSTREEYVHYLDGQVGKITPSGDGYQVAIRYPAEIFEIGNIPQYLSVFAGNLFGLSRIAGVRLLDVEFPKEIIPFKGPKFGIEGVRKLVGTTDRPHVGTIIKPKVGLNPKDTAEVAYEAAIGGVDLIKDDETLTDQKFCPISERLPAVMEKLDQVKSETGRNVLYAVNISTAGDKILERARQAKEMGANMLMIDVIVCGFDAVRVIAEDPSINLPLHIHRTMHAAITRNREHGIAMRPFCRLVRMLGGDQLHTGTVSGKMEHDMQELIGDNRTLTHPWHGIKSVFPVSSGGIHPGGVVEEIRVLGSDLILQAGGGIHGHPDGTRAGATAMRQAVDAAMEEIPLATYAEDHNELRRALEKWGKVKV from the coding sequence ATGGCAGATGCAGTTGCAACCTATTACTTCCGCCCCAAAGAGGGCATAACTCCGGAGTGGGCGGCCAAAGCCATTGCCGAGGAACAGACTACCGGGACCTGGACTGATGTCTCTACCCGGGAAGAGTACGTGCATTATCTTGATGGCCAGGTTGGAAAGATCACTCCATCAGGAGATGGGTACCAGGTAGCAATCAGGTATCCTGCCGAAATATTTGAAATTGGAAATATCCCCCAATATCTGTCTGTTTTTGCCGGTAACCTCTTTGGCTTATCGCGTATTGCAGGGGTCAGACTGCTTGATGTGGAATTCCCCAAGGAGATCATCCCCTTTAAAGGGCCAAAGTTTGGGATCGAAGGTGTCAGAAAACTGGTTGGAACTACTGACCGGCCGCATGTCGGGACTATCATCAAACCAAAAGTCGGTTTGAACCCAAAGGATACTGCTGAGGTTGCATACGAAGCAGCTATCGGGGGTGTTGATCTGATCAAGGATGATGAAACCCTTACCGATCAGAAATTCTGCCCGATTTCAGAGCGTCTTCCAGCGGTGATGGAGAAACTCGATCAGGTGAAATCGGAAACCGGTAGAAATGTGCTCTACGCTGTCAACATATCCACTGCCGGGGATAAGATCCTTGAACGAGCCAGGCAGGCAAAGGAGATGGGAGCAAACATGCTGATGATAGATGTCATCGTCTGTGGGTTTGATGCTGTCAGAGTCATTGCAGAGGATCCATCCATCAATCTGCCGCTTCATATTCACCGTACTATGCATGCTGCAATAACGAGGAATCGTGAGCATGGGATTGCGATGCGTCCATTTTGCAGGTTAGTGCGGATGCTTGGTGGTGATCAACTCCATACCGGAACAGTATCAGGAAAGATGGAACATGATATGCAAGAGCTCATTGGTGACAACCGGACCCTGACTCATCCTTGGCATGGTATCAAAAGTGTCTTCCCTGTTTCGAGTGGTGGGATTCATCCTGGTGGAGTAGTGGAAGAGATCAGGGTTCTTGGTAGCGATCTGATCCTTCAGGCTGGGGGTGGCATACATGGACACCCAGACGGGACCCGTGCCGGAGCAACTGCAATGCGTCAGGCAGTTGATGCAGCCATGGAAGAGATCCCGCTAGCAACATATGCAGAAGATCATAACGAGTTAAGGCGTGCCTTGGAAAAGTGGGGAAAAGTAAAGGTATAA
- a CDS encoding lysylphosphatidylglycerol synthase transmembrane domain-containing protein has protein sequence MNNSVSTLSWEKIREHLNHYWQYYLGIFLFISILRLIFSGQTQVMPDLINIWFIILAGFSYLLNNILMSFRLRRILSHLDIKTSFSQVFSSHMGGMLLSDFTPGRSGYLSVAVFFNRKGISYEKGLASITGTFIYEFLFKLGLALLSVLFMYSTIFGNSILIWCGATVGIILTLIGLYLLAVYPPGFALDLGRKFSIVSRLLETGRECQNLHVKVPFVIFISGICWILRGFEWYCLAMAIGISSIQFSDALFLNPLLTLLSFVPISPSGIGFQESGIVGVFSILGIGLTLSLWFALLVRFIETGIDLIGLFEVFPQISNSIKKGISGLIDKRKW, from the coding sequence ATGAATAACTCGGTTAGTACCCTTTCATGGGAAAAGATCAGAGAACACCTGAACCATTACTGGCAATATTATCTGGGAATTTTCCTTTTTATCTCAATTCTCCGCCTCATATTCAGTGGCCAGACCCAGGTAATGCCGGATTTAATAAATATCTGGTTCATCATTCTTGCCGGGTTCAGTTATCTTCTCAATAATATCCTGATGAGTTTCAGGCTACGGCGGATATTATCACATCTCGACATCAAAACTTCTTTTTCTCAGGTATTTTCTTCCCACATGGGCGGTATGCTCCTATCAGATTTCACACCAGGAAGAAGCGGGTATCTATCAGTTGCAGTTTTTTTCAATAGGAAAGGTATCAGTTATGAAAAAGGGCTTGCATCGATTACCGGGACCTTTATCTATGAATTTCTTTTCAAGTTAGGGCTGGCGCTTTTGTCAGTTCTTTTCATGTATTCAACTATCTTCGGAAATTCGATACTTATATGGTGCGGCGCTACCGTCGGGATTATTCTCACACTCATAGGCCTGTACCTTCTTGCTGTATATCCACCTGGTTTTGCGTTAGATCTTGGAAGGAAATTCTCAATTGTTAGTCGTCTGCTTGAAACAGGCAGAGAGTGCCAGAACCTTCATGTGAAAGTCCCATTTGTTATTTTCATATCAGGCATTTGCTGGATCCTCCGGGGATTTGAATGGTATTGTCTTGCCATGGCTATTGGAATCAGTTCGATCCAGTTTTCAGATGCCTTATTTTTAAATCCATTACTCACACTCCTCTCTTTCGTTCCAATAAGCCCTTCAGGAATAGGTTTTCAGGAGAGCGGTATCGTTGGTGTCTTCTCCATTCTCGGGATAGGACTAACCCTTTCCCTCTGGTTTGCACTACTTGTCAGGTTTATTGAGACTGGAATTGATCTTATTGGATTATTTGAGGTCTTTCCACAGATATCCAATTCGATAAAAAAGGGTATATCAGGTCTAATTGACAAGAGAAAATGGTAA
- a CDS encoding polyprenol monophosphomannose synthase, with amino-acid sequence MNSLSIIIPTYNEEENIGKIIVTLQKILENNSIPYEILVMDDKSTDKTQTIVQNISKSSLNIHLIIRLRDHGLSQSVVDGFSRAQNNLLIVMDADFSHPPSAVVELYNALTKGYDLAIGSRYIKGGAIENWPVERKILSFGATFLARLLFPDINDPVSGFFGLHRRILEGARLKPRGYKILLEVLGKSNWNSIIELPITFVEREGGSSKLNLKVIFQYIIQFTDIATFRVCHRFHE; translated from the coding sequence ATGAATAGTCTTTCAATAATTATTCCAACATACAATGAAGAAGAAAATATTGGGAAAATAATAGTTACATTACAAAAAATTCTTGAAAATAACTCAATTCCCTATGAAATTCTGGTAATGGATGATAAATCAACAGATAAAACTCAAACAATTGTTCAGAATATCTCAAAGAGTTCTTTGAATATTCATTTGATTATCAGGTTAAGAGATCATGGCTTGTCTCAGTCAGTTGTGGACGGATTCTCACGTGCCCAAAACAACCTTCTCATTGTGATGGATGCAGATTTTTCGCATCCACCTTCTGCGGTTGTTGAGTTATATAATGCTCTGACAAAAGGTTATGACCTCGCAATTGGAAGCAGGTATATTAAGGGGGGTGCCATTGAAAACTGGCCAGTTGAGAGAAAAATTCTCTCCTTTGGAGCAACATTCCTTGCTAGACTTTTATTCCCAGATATTAATGATCCAGTTAGTGGCTTTTTTGGTTTACACAGAAGAATATTGGAGGGGGCCAGGTTGAAGCCCAGAGGATATAAGATATTACTTGAGGTCCTTGGCAAAAGTAATTGGAATAGTATAATTGAGCTGCCAATTACATTCGTTGAACGTGAAGGTGGTTCAAGTAAATTGAATTTGAAAGTAATATTCCAGTATATCATCCAGTTTACAGATATTGCAACATTCAGGGTTTGTCATCGTTTCCATGAATAA
- a CDS encoding DUF2079 domain-containing protein, whose product MCARYQKFLTDYLKKLDLYDLGILSAVILYTFVFSYITLFELSLFQLGRDVAIFNQAFWTTLHSGGLLENSFEGVSHFGYHFSPILLSILPLYLIAPGPQILLISQSVLLGLGAIPIYICGKELLGKKAGITIGILYLLYPAVHGANLFAFHELAFLPLFLGIGLLGFITGKKNLFFISCIICLLIKEDVAIIIGMMGLVGIFREWLIQKKIDWRNIVLVLLSVLILVTYIFIMKPAFGLADTSDSVQFISQYSDPYANVKGDAYHRFIFLFQMFIPLIFSPLFSPELLIISIPSLIEILFSSPDVFVYYNIFSHYPLLITPIFFMATILSLLKVKLCDYPRIKRLFYPLLILMLVASCASTIMYSPVNSLGSILSFYPSEQFTKEQETLNKMSAIIPVSASVSTQWQLLTLMSERYSVWEGYHPNADVILLFPYYNGANIFSDYKKEIISNYDQIDIGKNFYLFVRKGQTELKNDIIDGLNNAGIAINSP is encoded by the coding sequence ATGTGTGCCAGATATCAGAAATTTTTAACTGATTATCTCAAAAAACTAGATCTATACGATTTAGGTATACTCTCTGCAGTGATTCTTTACACATTTGTATTTTCATATATCACTCTGTTTGAATTATCACTCTTCCAGTTAGGAAGAGATGTCGCAATATTTAACCAGGCATTCTGGACAACACTGCACTCAGGTGGACTATTAGAAAACTCTTTTGAAGGAGTTTCTCATTTCGGATATCATTTTTCTCCCATACTGTTGAGTATTCTGCCTCTCTACCTCATTGCCCCAGGACCTCAGATTCTTTTAATTAGCCAGAGTGTATTACTCGGACTTGGAGCAATCCCAATTTACATCTGTGGAAAAGAATTGTTAGGCAAAAAAGCTGGAATTACTATCGGAATTCTCTATCTCCTTTATCCAGCAGTTCACGGAGCAAATCTCTTTGCGTTTCATGAACTTGCATTTCTCCCTCTTTTTCTGGGCATTGGGCTGCTTGGCTTTATCACTGGAAAAAAGAATCTCTTTTTTATTTCGTGTATAATCTGTCTTCTCATCAAGGAAGATGTAGCCATCATTATTGGCATGATGGGACTCGTAGGAATTTTTAGGGAATGGCTGATCCAGAAGAAAATTGATTGGAGAAATATTGTTTTAGTCCTTCTTTCTGTACTAATTCTGGTCACATATATATTTATTATGAAACCTGCATTTGGGTTGGCTGATACATCTGACAGTGTTCAATTTATTTCGCAATACTCTGACCCATATGCGAACGTGAAGGGGGATGCATATCATAGATTTATATTCCTGTTTCAGATGTTTATTCCTCTCATATTTTCTCCTCTGTTCTCGCCGGAGTTACTCATCATTTCAATACCCTCCCTGATCGAAATCTTGTTTTCATCCCCAGATGTTTTCGTATATTATAATATTTTTAGCCATTATCCACTCTTAATCACACCAATATTCTTTATGGCAACGATTCTCTCTCTATTGAAAGTGAAACTATGTGATTATCCAAGAATCAAGAGGCTGTTCTATCCTCTTCTGATTCTCATGTTAGTTGCATCCTGTGCTTCGACAATAATGTATTCCCCGGTAAATAGCCTTGGAAGTATCCTCTCATTTTATCCTTCGGAGCAATTTACTAAAGAGCAGGAAACCCTGAATAAAATGAGTGCCATCATCCCGGTATCCGCCTCTGTGTCTACCCAATGGCAACTTCTTACCCTGATGTCAGAAAGATATTCAGTATGGGAAGGATATCATCCTAATGCAGATGTTATTCTCCTATTTCCATATTATAACGGGGCAAATATCTTTTCTGATTATAAAAAAGAGATCATAAGTAATTATGATCAAATCGATATTGGAAAGAATTTTTACCTATTTGTCAGAAAAGGCCAGACCGAATTAAAAAATGATATTATAGACGGATTGAATAATGCAGGAATCGCCATTAATTCACCATAA
- the dapF gene encoding diaminopimelate epimerase, with protein sequence MDLPFVKLHGNGNDFILIDEWDGIKVPDEMKGEFAAVYCDRKMGIGGDGVLFLGKATDGKAAMRLFQPDESEAEMCGNGIRCLARYGFDMGYLSEKGTIHTVAGLIDVTCGYDEDGDFLAEVTMTEPLFDAPSIPAKGSGEFHEIINGYEVYATNTGVPHAVVFVKDLDSIDVCGQAPVIRNSQFFPKGANVNFVEVIDQNSIRIRTFERGVEWETLSCGTGATASAAIAHRLGKTGAVVEVETQGGPLTITLSNGATMKGPADVVFTGMLIL encoded by the coding sequence ATGGATCTGCCTTTTGTCAAACTACATGGGAACGGTAACGACTTTATTCTGATAGATGAGTGGGACGGAATTAAGGTTCCCGACGAGATGAAAGGCGAATTTGCAGCGGTCTATTGCGATCGTAAGATGGGAATCGGCGGTGACGGGGTTCTCTTCCTTGGAAAGGCGACTGATGGAAAGGCAGCCATGCGACTTTTCCAACCGGATGAGAGTGAAGCTGAAATGTGCGGAAATGGTATCCGGTGTCTGGCCCGGTATGGTTTTGATATGGGTTATCTATCAGAGAAGGGGACCATTCACACCGTTGCAGGACTGATTGATGTTACCTGCGGGTATGATGAAGATGGAGATTTTCTTGCAGAAGTCACCATGACAGAGCCCCTGTTCGATGCTCCGTCTATACCGGCGAAAGGAAGTGGTGAGTTTCACGAGATCATCAATGGATATGAGGTATATGCCACCAACACCGGTGTTCCTCATGCGGTGGTCTTTGTAAAAGATCTCGACTCAATTGATGTATGTGGGCAGGCCCCTGTAATCAGAAACAGCCAGTTCTTCCCGAAAGGGGCGAACGTTAATTTTGTTGAGGTTATCGATCAGAACTCGATCAGGATCCGTACCTTTGAGCGAGGAGTTGAATGGGAAACTCTTTCCTGTGGAACAGGAGCCACAGCATCTGCTGCTATTGCTCACAGACTTGGAAAGACCGGAGCAGTTGTTGAGGTTGAGACCCAGGGCGGTCCACTCACTATTACACTGTCAAACGGGGCCACGATGAAAGGTCCGGCTGATGTGGTCTTCACCGGCATGCTCATCCTCTGA
- a CDS encoding tetratricopeptide repeat protein translates to MGDEISTKEARRWKEEGNKLSAMQKFDDAIRCYEKAISLDPVDEDTHFQKGLAMMNLIRYQEAIDSFEQSLRINDKDPRYWLYMGVNYFFMGRYSKAIPCFNMVIELDPTNVHALSNKGSALAELDKHADAVECFDKIIELAPGDINALYNKGISLQKMGEHKDAISCFKQILKQEPEDADSWFELGNSLAKTDTCKEAIKCYDRVIRIEPNHAEVYDAKIECLRKLGFDEEADKLIATREMDDGW, encoded by the coding sequence ATGGGTGATGAGATCAGCACAAAGGAAGCGAGACGCTGGAAAGAAGAAGGCAACAAACTGAGTGCCATGCAGAAGTTTGATGATGCCATCCGGTGCTATGAGAAGGCAATCTCATTAGACCCGGTTGATGAAGATACCCATTTTCAAAAGGGTCTAGCTATGATGAATCTGATCCGGTATCAGGAGGCGATTGATTCCTTTGAACAGTCTCTCAGGATCAATGACAAGGATCCCAGGTACTGGCTATATATGGGGGTCAATTATTTCTTCATGGGAAGATACAGCAAGGCAATTCCCTGTTTTAATATGGTCATTGAACTTGATCCAACAAATGTCCATGCATTAAGCAACAAAGGTTCAGCACTTGCAGAACTGGATAAACATGCAGATGCAGTGGAATGTTTTGACAAGATTATCGAGTTGGCTCCTGGTGATATCAATGCTCTTTATAACAAGGGAATCAGTCTTCAGAAAATGGGAGAGCACAAAGATGCAATATCCTGTTTTAAGCAGATCCTGAAGCAGGAACCTGAAGATGCTGATAGCTGGTTTGAACTTGGGAATTCTCTTGCTAAAACAGACACCTGCAAGGAAGCTATCAAGTGTTATGACAGGGTCATCAGGATAGAACCGAACCATGCAGAAGTGTATGATGCCAAGATTGAATGCCTGCGTAAACTGGGATTTGATGAAGAGGCAGACAAACTTATTGCGACCCGTGAAATGGATGATGGCTGGTAA